The Thalassotalea sp. LPB0316 nucleotide sequence TAAAGGCAAGTTGATTGACTTCAAATACAAAGCATTGAGTGAGAGTAATTATGCAAACCACTATCTTGATGAAATGCTTTGGCCTAAAAATTAATGCTATAAATCACTATTGATGTTCTGCACCTTGTTAATATAAAGTTAACACCCCTTAAGCCATAATCAGATACGTATCTATGCAGCATTTTATCGTTGAGTTTAAACAAGCACTTTCCGCTGAATTTTGTCAGCACCTCATTGAAAAATTTGAACAAGACGATAATAAACAACAAGGAAGAATTGGCTCAGGCGTAGATACTACCAAGAAAAACAGCATTGATATTCACCTCTCAACCTTGCCCGATTGGCAGCAAGAGCATCAACAGATCAACGCGCTCGTTTTACAAGGCTTGGTGCAGTATGTAAAAGCCTATCCTCATATCATCACAGGTGCGATAAGCCCAAGTATCAAAGATGCCAAAACCGGACAATTAACCACGTTAACACCTGAAATGATCAGCCAACTCGACGACAACCAGCTATCATCAATCATTCAAAGTATTTTTAGACTCGACGATATCAATATGCAAAAGTACCCCGTACAAGAAGGTAACTTTGGCCATTGGCACGCTGAGCACTACCCTCACCCAAGTGATCCGGAACAAAAAAGCTTACATCGAACACTCTTGTGGCTAATTTATTTAAACGACGTACCACAGGGCGGCGAGACAGATTTTTTATATCAGCAAGCGAGTATTAAACCAACAACGGGCAGCTTAGTACTCTCCCCATGTGGCTTCACCCACACCCATCGCGGCAGAACCCCTTTATCAAACGATAAATATGTACTGGCTTCTTGGATTATGTATAAGCCAGCAAGTGAGCTCTACCGATAAACTTCCCCCGTGATTTAAGCGATACACACTGGCTGTTGTAGCCTAACTCAGGCATAATCTAGCGGTTCATTCTTATAAAACTAATTAATAGGAAAGATATTATGATCCATAGTATGACCGCCTTTGCTCGCCATGAAGTAAAAGGTGATTGGGGTAATGCCGTGTGGGAAATCCGCAGCGTTAACCAACGATTCTTAGAAACCTACTTTCGCCTACCAGAGCAATTTCGCAGCTTAGAGCCTGTTTTGCGCGAACGTTTTCGCAAGCAGCTAAACCGCGGCAAAGTAGAATGCGCCCTGCGATTTAATGCCAACCCTGCGGCCAAAAGCAACTTAACACTCAACCAAAATTTAGCCAATGAGCTAATAAAACATGCCAACTGGGTAAATGAGCAAACATTGAATAGCCAAATCAACCCGCTTGAAATCATGCGTTGGCCGGGTGTAATGGAAGC carries:
- a CDS encoding 2OG-Fe(II) oxygenase: MQHFIVEFKQALSAEFCQHLIEKFEQDDNKQQGRIGSGVDTTKKNSIDIHLSTLPDWQQEHQQINALVLQGLVQYVKAYPHIITGAISPSIKDAKTGQLTTLTPEMISQLDDNQLSSIIQSIFRLDDINMQKYPVQEGNFGHWHAEHYPHPSDPEQKSLHRTLLWLIYLNDVPQGGETDFLYQQASIKPTTGSLVLSPCGFTHTHRGRTPLSNDKYVLASWIMYKPASELYR